The following is a genomic window from Dryobates pubescens isolate bDryPub1 chromosome 29, bDryPub1.pri, whole genome shotgun sequence.
TACTTGGCATAGGCCATGGGAACAAGCTCCTCACTGACCTGCACAACTGCCACCTGACCAAGGTAGGTGTCAGCTCTGAACCACCTCAGAGTATGTGAGTGCAACTGCACACTTGATTCCTGCCCATCTGCCCTTGTGATGGTGATTCTGCTTTTGAGTCTCAAACCTGCCAATGCTTGTGATAGCTTTTAAGGGTCCATAATTTCATGTGagcatccagatgtggccaTATGAGCAGAGGATGCTGCCGGTCACAGCCGGCACTTTCTAGCAGCTGCAAGGCAGAACTACTTGGATTGCTTGGGCTATCTGTGATAAATTGCACTCTGTCCTTCTTCAAGGTTTACACTGTTGGTGGGCTGTTTGGTAAAGCTACTGATGACTTCTCAGACACAGGGAAGCTAGTAGAGAAGACAACGTTTGGTAAGAAACCGAATTcacatgttttttaaaaaacccaggaggaaacaccaaacaaacagcacagcagccccGATGAAAGGCACATCTCCTGCATTCCAGTCGTTGTTGTTACACATGGCCCACGTGCAGTCCTGATGTGTTAGCTCATCTGTTCTAAATGCAACCACAACACGTACAAAACCAGTAGCAATCTTGATCACAGTGGTTGCTATTGGATCCAGCTCTCTGCACAAAGCATGGGTATAGATAGCAGTTAGAAAGCATTGAAAGAAACTCTTCAAACATCTGGTATGAGAACCTGGAGCCAACATCTTGAAATCAATCATGAAGGGTAATTCTTCCCTTTGTAGTTCTGcatggtgctgctctgtgcattAACATTACAGCCAGAAGTGACTTGGCTGAAGCCACTTCAGCAGTTCTCATCAGCCTGCCAAAGGGGCAGTAATACCCCAATGGCATATTTCAGTCTCGATCCGGTTTCTGGATGGATGATGAAGTCTTTGTTTCTATCTCTATAATTGCAGATCATATCACAAGGGAAAAGCTGGAACGGATTCTTGCTGTCATTCAAGGAACAAATCATAAGGCCCTGCTGATGTAAGTGGTCAGATGGGACAGATGCGGCCGACCTGATCCAACTGCCATTTGCTGGTCTTAAAAACGAATGAGATTGTTTGCCATAATCAAAGTCTTTAAAGGTTGGAGTGCCAGACAGGTACAGAGAGAAGTTACTCTGagtgctctgtgctctggtgagaagTTGCAGTGAAGTGTCCTCCTGTCCTGAAACCTCCAGGTATTTTAGGACTTATTAGTTACATTAGTGCCTACAAAACCATCCTGTGGACGTGACTAAGTATCTCCTTCCTAAACCGTGCTCCTCTACTGAAAGTACACATTCAGCATTAAAACTTATGCAAAGGCTTAACACATAGGCAGTTCTACGGATAAAAattgcagctctgctttgttgGGGGTGGAGATGTTTTGAATCCCATTGAAGAGAAGTGCTAAGTGTCTGCTCCCTTTCCAATGTTCCAGGCATTCCGGCATTGATATGAAAACACAAGAGGCATATGAGCTGGCTGTCAGAGGGCTGATTCGCCCCATGGGAAGAAGCCCTCCAATAATCACAGCGATCCGCTGCCTGCAGCTTGCGCTTCCAGAGTTCCAGCTAGGTAGGACCAGTACAAAATGAACTGGGGAAGTCTGAACAAGAAGTCAGTGAACTTCAGTTTCCTACTCGTGGTTTCATGCAAAACACTTTGGTGGGAACTGTGTATCAACATGTAATTGGCCATCTCTGCAGAACATTGAACACTTTGTAGTGTCCAGGGGCACCAAAGCACCACCTTGGGTGAACTCTTTACTGCAGtggaaaggctttttttttttttgtcagaacCCTCACAAAACCAGAGCTGCTTTATAAATCAAACCAGCTGTGCACCTAGCTGATAGGCTTTTCCGTGCCAGTTTGGATCTTAGAGTGAAGCGAGACAATTTGCGTAGCGAATACTTAAAATTTGTCCTTATCCCAAGGTTTCAGTGCAATGCAATTCAGCAgggcttttgggtttgttttgttggtttttaaaAACAGGgtttgctttcctgcagccacccTCCTCACAAATTATTTATTAAGAAAGTACCTTTTCTTACCCGCTGTGCAGTCCCTACATGTCTGCATTGCTCTCCTGTAGGGGCTAAGGACACCCTGCAGTATTCCAGAACACCAAACCAGTGCTTTCAGCGTAACTCTGAGTGATGTCTGGATCGTGTCAACACTTTCCTTCTTCTGAAGGAATCTCTCTGTCCTTCTAGAAATTCATTGCTTGCATGAGACTCAACAGTACCTCCGAAAAGTAGTTCATGAGATTGGTCTGGAGCTGAAATCATCTGCTGTGTGCACACAAGTGAGAAGAATACGTGATGGTGTTTTCACACTGGATGATGCTCTGCTGAGAACCCACTGGAATCTGCAAAATATACAGAATGCAATTTTGGACTGTCAACTTAAAGTGAAAACAGAGTTAGAGAGAACACTGGGCCTTCAGGCTGATAGGCATCTTCACGAGGTAGATGTGGAGAAggcccaggctgcagagagctgagcttgCGCTGTGAAGGAGCCTCCATAGGCAGTTTGCAGGACACCAGCACGGCAGCATGGTGGGCAGCACGAGGAAGGTCAGTCGTAGTCACTGCCACTGTTTGAGATTACTTTAATCAgaggcattttttttccagtggcaggctgtatatttttcttttttaagcatGGCAAACAGTTCATTAACAAGAGTTAGCTGTACCAAAATTCCTGTTGACTTCAGGAACATTAGGTTGCTAGGGGTACAAAAACCCATCCCCAAATTGTTCAGCAGCGGGAACCAGATGGTGTCTTAGAGAGCTGTATTCGCTTGATCATACTGATTTGTTTGTTCCTGGCAGCATAACTTAGCTACTATATggattttattttccctctgttATACTAGAGTATTTGATTGCCATGGGCCCTGCCTTAAGTTACGTAAGAGCTCAAAATCAGAGGGATGTGCTAGAGAAAACAGCCTCTACAAAGCAATGCAAGGGAGTCGTTGCATCTAGAGTAGGCATCTGTGACAAGGAAAGTGGCTTGCAATAGGGATTGATGTAGAAGATACATAAGAAGTAAAACTGAAGGTAACCTAGAGGGAAAGAGGCTGGCTCTTGGCTCAGTACTTGTTCATGAGAGCACTGACTCATTAAAAAAGGCACACAGCCGTTTTCCTGTCCCCAGAGGACCCAAGGATGTTCAGGGGTCTTTggtgtcctgctctgcagcacctccacaggAACAGCATGCACTGCCCTCCAGTGAAGCTCTG
Proteins encoded in this region:
- the TRUB2 gene encoding pseudouridylate synthase TRUB2, mitochondrial, translating into MAAVPAGLFAVYKPAGVAWVRVREAVETRLLRELNAAPGRAPRQHVRFLPAPAHDDGETTRLVAVRVPVLADHPLVRGQQFRRLKIGAGHRLDVKASGVFVLGIGHGNKLLTDLHNCHLTKVYTVGGLFGKATDDFSDTGKLVEKTTFDHITREKLERILAVIQGTNHKALLMHSGIDMKTQEAYELAVRGLIRPMGRSPPIITAIRCLQLALPEFQLEIHCLHETQQYLRKVVHEIGLELKSSAVCTQVRRIRDGVFTLDDALLRTHWNLQNIQNAILDCQLKVKTELERTLGLQADRHLHEVDVEKAQAAES